TTGAAATCAACTGTTGAAATCCCTGTTTCTTGCTACCAGGTAACGGAAGCTACCTTTTTTAGTCCTTTTTTATCCTATTGTATCTGTGTATGTTACTTTCATTGAGGAATTGGGAAGGAAGGATAATGAATTATGGGCAATCAAATCCCGGATGTTGAAGAAAAATAATGGGAAATTTAGCTCAATTGTGTTTGAAGTCATGGAAGAAGAGAGCACTTGATTGTTGACTTATTGGTGGTTTATAAACTTTTCTACTGAAATAATATGGTTaatttattcaaagaaaaagtatgTCACAATGTCAGAGTTGTACTGCTGAATAAAGGGAGTAGAAGgaatcttcatcttcttatctTGTTTTGGTTGCTTAACATTCCATCTTTTTCCTATTATACTGTAATGTTCGACTTGGATGCTGGATAGTGCTTATTtacaattaatatttatgttttttgtgCTGTTCATACCATTTTGCAGCTCATTGGTGTTCCTGATCGAGCTGAGAAAGATGAAATCGTTAAAGCAGTTATGGGTTTGAAAAATGCAGAAATTGAAGAGGGTTATTCCTTGGATGTTGTTGCATCTCGCCTGGTATAGAAATGATCATCAATTGGTGGTATCTGAATTGAGTTTCTCTTATTTCTCTGATCTGAAGTTGGTTTACAGGATCTGCTGATGGATGTCAGGGATAAGCTTCTATTTGAGCCAGAATATGCTGGTGATCTGAAGGAAAAGATTCCCCCTAAATCCTCCCTTCGAATTCCTTGGTCTTGGTTGCCTGCTGCCCTGTGCCTACTTCATGAAGTGAGCTTGACATGCACTTAGTCATTTTGGatgtttttcttttggtttgttTGCATGGTTTCTCTAGCTTTTTTTGGGGATGAAATATTTATTGTCTCCTTTATATTTCTTCTAATTAGGTTGGAGAATCAAAGCTTGTATTAGAGACTGGACGGGCGAATCTTCAGCATCAAGATGCCAAACCTTACACAGATGATTTGCTTCTTTCTATGGCACTAGCTGAGGTATGAAATGTGGACCCAGACATCAAGATATTACTTTCTCAATTTGTAGCAATCTTGTTATGTACCCATTCCTTATCATAGGTGTTTTCTTTAAGTGTGCAATTGCAAAGGCTGGCTTTGAGAAGAACAAAGTTTCTCAAGGTTTTGAAGCTCTTGCTCGCGCCCAGTGTCTTCTAAGGAGTAAACCATCTCTTGCAAAAATGACTCTGCTATCCCAAGTAAGAAACATTTTTAAAGGGTATAATTTCACTTAAGATCTCTGTGTTATTAGCTGGTTTTCTGTATATAACATATTAACATATACCAAACAAACGCGATATTGGACCATATAAATCTCATACAGTCTTTCAACAgaagaaaaaagataattaatgtCCACCAATGTAAAATGCTATACTCTTCATTGTTGTTTCCACAACTGTGGCATATTAAGTGAGTTCTTGGAATAATTCAGTATCTTATTTAGTGAAAATATTATTGTGCATGTCAACAAAATCAATTGCTATTGCTTACAATGATTCAGGAAGCTTCACTAATATGTACTTTAGGCAAGCTTCATGAATATCTTACTATGTGTTGTCAATAACTATAGTATATTTACATATTAATATCTTTAGAGTACTTATTTAATTTTGCAACCATTTATCACTCTTGGAAGTCTCCATTATGTGTTCATGACATTCTTAATTGTTCACATCTTTCCTTTTTCATACTTGTTTTTTGCTGGAGAAGTAGTAGTTCCTGCATTCATGTTTGAAAACATTTAATTTTGAGACATCAACCTCCTTCCTCTTTGTATTATCACATTTCATATCTCAAGATTAGGAATGGAACACACCCTGAGGATGCTTTTGATGATTTCTAGATTGAAGAATCTCTAGAAGAGCTTGCACCTGCTTGCACCTTAGAACTTCTGAGCATGCCTAATTCTGTTGAGAATTTTGATCGAAGGCGAGGTGCTATTGCGGCTTTGCGTGAATTGCTCAGACAGGGTCTTGATGTTGAAGCTTCATGCCAAGTGCAAGACTGGCCTTCATTTCTAAGCCAAGCATTCAATAGTTTGCTGGCTGGTGAGATAGTTGATCTTCTACCTTGGGATAACTTAGCAGTGATGCGAAAGAATAAGAAGACAATTGAATCACAAAATCAAAGGGTAGTAATTGATTCAAACTGTTTATATAGAGTATTTATTGCTCATTTGGCACTTGGATTTTCAAGCAAGCAAAAAGAGTTGGTAATACTCTTCTCTGAAGCTTAATTATTATAGGGATATTTGAATTCTTCTCTTATAGTCCATATTTCATAGTGCTATCTAACATTGCCTTTGTAAGTTTCATGCTAATATTAAttgtttatattaatatatgtaGATTAACAAAGCGAAAAACATATGTGAATGTTTAATAGCTTCTGAGGGCATTGATCTGAAGTTTGAGGAAGCTTTTTGCTTATTCCTTCTTGGCCAggtattttctttcatttcatgTTAACTCTATTAATCATTTCGGCCTTCCAGAAGcatttaaaaattatgttgCAGTTTTAATTTGTATCCTCCCTTTACATTCCCCCTGGAGTTCTTCATCATAATTCATCAACTTTTTTTGGCCTTAAATTCTAGAGTACAGAGGCTGATGCAGTTGAAAAGCTTAAGCAGCTTGAGCTGAACtcaaatccaaaacataaatcGGTCTTGGGAAAGGCAATAATGGATGCTTCTGTTGAAAACCCATCATTGGTATTTCTCTTATTCATGCAGCTTCTTATTTTGGTTGCCACTCTGATCatgtatctttttaattttatgcgGCTTTTTTGGTATTATGTAGCATGCGAAGTTGGTGATAGTTTTAAACTTTTAGCGACACCACCTCATCTTCCGGCAGCCCCATTGTAGTGTTAGTCTGTTAGATGACCTTAACGATAGACCTGGGCTCCTCCTGTCCAGTGTGTGCTATTATCTATCAGATGGGTTTCCAAAGTAGTGTATTTTGGATTACTTAATGCTTTTAATGTCTAGCCTAAAATATAATGCATATTTTACTGCCATACTTTTCCAATAATTTATGTAGAGTTTGCTTtcattgaaaattggatttttatagtcgggaaaaaaattaacaaacttcTGTTCTGATTGGGCTTcattatgtattatattttttccacAAGATAACAGCTGTAATGCTTCAAGAAAAATGTTTTGTCCTTCATCTTAGTGTTTTGTCATAAAATTTAGAGTTTCTGTTTTCTTATCGAAGACCACTTGCTGAAATTAACCAGGAAAAATGGCTGAAGGATTCTGCACTTGCTTTGTTTCCAGATACTAAAGATTGTTCTCCTGCTCTGGTGAGATCCATTGTAGTAGTAGTAGGCAACAACTCATCTGCTGCCTCCTTAATTTTAACAAAACGTCGTGTTTCGATCTACATCTGTGCAGGTCAATTTCTTTAATGCTCAAAAGAAGTTTCCAGGAAGCAAGAAAGGTAGTGGAGCTCCACAATTGGTGCCTACTATATGTCATAGACCTCTGTCCTCATCTGGTTCATTAGAACGAAGAGATCTTGAGGAACCTCGCTCCTATACAAGCTCTTCTCCAAATATAGGGTATGCAGTCAAACAACTGACTCCTACTGATTTGCAGAATTCATTGCTATCtggcaaagatgaaaatggAAGCAGTCTTCACGAATCACCTGTTCAAGTGAACAGAAGTCTAGGCACTCATCGCAATGGAATTTGGGATGGTCCCTACACTCATCCACACATATTTGGAAGAATAACATACATTACTGTACTTGGTTGTATTGCTTTTGCTACTGTCAAGTTGTTTGGAATGAACTTAAGCAAGAGCAGCTCTCATTGGACTTCAACTAGAGCCAATAATAACAGTGCTTGGACAACAGATTCTTCTGCTGACTGCACTATGGGCCCTGCTTACATCAGGGGTAGTAACATTGCTGGCAGAATGAAGAAAATCTTTGCAATAGTTAAGCAACCATTTTTGCAGCAGTCCGATGCCGGAAATCAAAGTGATTTGCGCGCCTCTCTTAGCAAATCATCATCCCATGTTAATGTGTACAGGAGGCTGGTGATGCCTTTGGAAGAGGCTGAAAAGCTTGTTAAACAATGGCAAGCAATCAAAGCTGAAGCTTTGGGACCTAGCCATGTAGTTACTTCCCTAGCTCAAGTCCTTGATGAGTCCATGCTTGCTCAGGTAGCCTATGCTATGACTATTATTTAATCTCCTCTCATTCAAATTCTTGTTTGCTTGTAATGGGTGATTTCTGGCATTTGAAGTCAAGATACTCATAATTTGTTGGTTTATGAAAGTTAGAATTGAAtgaaattaagtaaaattatCACATAATACAAATTCATTCATCACAACAAAGAGGGGGGAAAAACTAATCGGTGCTATCTTTGGCAGTGGCAAGCTTTGGCTGATGCGGCAAATGAAAGATCTTGTTACTGGAGGTTTGTTTTGCTAAAATTGTCTGCCCTACGAGCGGACATTCTATCAGATGGGAGTGGAGTAGACATGGCAGAAATAGAGGCTCTCCTAGAGGAAGCAGCGGAACTAGTTGATGATTCTCAGCAAAAGAACCCAAATTACTACAGGTATATAGTTTACTTGCATAAccttgtatttttctgtgatctATTGGCTAGACAGACCTATCATTTTTGCTATCCTTCATTATTTTCTCCATTCAATTTTCCCCCCTTTTCCTGTAACATTTTGCACTACTTCCTGGCTTCTGTCATTTTTTCATTAacttcaatttttaattaattacagCACTTATAAAGTTAAGTATATCCTCAAGAGGCAAGAAGATGGATCATGGAAGTTCTGTGAAGGTGATATACGAACACCATGATCTTTGGCTTACCACACCAGGAAATAACTTACATTGCTGCTAACTTTGGTTTATTTAGGCAGATGATTACATATATTTTTCAGTGTATACTGTATAAGGTAAGATAACTAGGTTTTctctttttactttatattataAGGAAGATGAATAGGCTGTCCTCCAACCCCTCCCTTTTTCTTGTCGATTAAAGTGTAAAGAACCGATTGATTGACATATTCATTGTAGTGAGCAGAAAATTctgataaaaattttttaacgaAGTAAtgtgaaaataaattattatggaGTCCATAGTTAATCTTTTCTTCTATGTTAATGATATACTTATAGTGTTACCAGTGTTTTTCATGACAAGGAAATATTCTCTTTAGTTaggcttttttctttttattatttcttctgcAGAATTTTAAGAATAGCAAATACAACTAAAAACGTGAGATTTGAGTGTTGTATCTGCGCAACTGGTTAGGAACTTAGGATGGATATATTTTGTCCAAACGAATCCCCGCTCTAAAATGATTCTAACTCTAGGTTCTTCTAAAAGTATGAAAACACTGATGCTGTGCATCTTGAATAGATTGCTGAAAA
The Arachis duranensis cultivar V14167 chromosome 5, aradu.V14167.gnm2.J7QH, whole genome shotgun sequence genome window above contains:
- the LOC107489955 gene encoding plastid division protein CDP1, chloroplastic; translated protein: MAFANASAIAPSSLRYFARVGSFDLKVPFSGIHGDVGSGFCGSSFCVGLHAGKSDVVLERRRLKPVDTRIIENAQLKSTVEIPVSCYQLIGVPDRAEKDEIVKAVMGLKNAEIEEGYSLDVVASRLDLLMDVRDKLLFEPEYAGDLKEKIPPKSSLRIPWSWLPAALCLLHEVGESKLVLETGRANLQHQDAKPYTDDLLLSMALAECAIAKAGFEKNKVSQGFEALARAQCLLRSKPSLAKMTLLSQIEESLEELAPACTLELLSMPNSVENFDRRRGAIAALRELLRQGLDVEASCQVQDWPSFLSQAFNSLLAGEIVDLLPWDNLAVMRKNKKTIESQNQRVVIDSNCLYRVFIAHLALGFSSKQKELINKAKNICECLIASEGIDLKFEEAFCLFLLGQSTEADAVEKLKQLELNSNPKHKSVLGKAIMDASVENPSLEKWLKDSALALFPDTKDCSPALVNFFNAQKKFPGSKKGSGAPQLVPTICHRPLSSSGSLERRDLEEPRSYTSSSPNIGYAVKQLTPTDLQNSLLSGKDENGSSLHESPVQVNRSLGTHRNGIWDGPYTHPHIFGRITYITVLGCIAFATVKLFGMNLSKSSSHWTSTRANNNSAWTTDSSADCTMGPAYIRGSNIAGRMKKIFAIVKQPFLQQSDAGNQSDLRASLSKSSSHVNVYRRLVMPLEEAEKLVKQWQAIKAEALGPSHVVTSLAQVLDESMLAQWQALADAANERSCYWRFVLLKLSALRADILSDGSGVDMAEIEALLEEAAELVDDSQQKNPNYYSTYKVKYILKRQEDGSWKFCEGDIRTP